Proteins encoded within one genomic window of Raineyella fluvialis:
- a CDS encoding acyltransferase family protein → MTLSTSSRRPVADAGALRADRSPQRPPVTASPVAGGPGDVASTAGPRRASRAAGTERDGYLDVLRTAALLQVFALRFSDAAWLPIIFPSTGLLFAIGGSLMASSLDRSPGRAGKVLRQRLRRLLPPLWMLGLVVIPLMVATGWQTTLEGTRAPGPSLLSWILPLTHPPDSDAGADTTAVLWFLRTYLWLMLMSPALLWLSRHWPRIMYLLPLVVLLLVDGSLIQLEGDVGESVLSVVTFVACWMLGFAHHDGSLRRVRMWKILAGGLLLCAAGVAWAVRYPVGNAALPNVSDIPVAEALFNLGFTMILLRLPTRLAVVERRPLLRAVFTGIDRRLLTMYLWSSIAMDLAMAALRRHLIPPPLVEGPWSPFVPVGVTLVVLAGFVVTLGWVEDIAMRRRPQVWPTSGRASRPRAYPRRAIAERG, encoded by the coding sequence ATGACCCTCTCCACTTCCTCCCGCCGTCCGGTCGCGGACGCCGGGGCTCTCCGCGCGGACCGCTCGCCTCAGCGTCCTCCCGTCACAGCGTCCCCCGTTGCCGGCGGCCCCGGAGACGTCGCGAGCACCGCCGGCCCACGGCGTGCGTCACGGGCAGCGGGAACCGAGCGGGACGGTTACCTGGACGTCCTGCGTACGGCGGCGCTGCTGCAGGTGTTCGCCCTGCGCTTCTCCGACGCGGCGTGGCTGCCGATCATCTTCCCGTCCACGGGACTCCTGTTCGCCATCGGTGGCTCACTGATGGCATCGTCCCTGGACCGGAGCCCCGGAAGGGCCGGTAAGGTCCTGCGACAGCGGTTGCGCCGGCTGCTCCCGCCCTTGTGGATGCTGGGCCTGGTGGTGATCCCCCTGATGGTGGCCACCGGGTGGCAGACGACGCTCGAGGGCACCCGGGCCCCAGGGCCGAGCCTGTTGTCCTGGATCCTCCCGCTGACCCACCCACCTGATTCCGATGCCGGTGCCGACACGACGGCAGTGCTCTGGTTCCTGCGCACCTACCTGTGGTTGATGCTGATGTCGCCCGCCCTGCTCTGGCTGTCGCGACACTGGCCGCGGATCATGTACCTGCTTCCGCTCGTCGTCCTCCTGCTCGTCGACGGCAGCCTGATCCAGCTCGAGGGTGACGTCGGGGAGAGCGTCCTGTCCGTGGTCACCTTCGTGGCTTGCTGGATGCTCGGTTTCGCCCACCATGACGGTTCGCTGCGTCGGGTGCGGATGTGGAAGATCCTGGCAGGCGGCCTGTTGTTGTGCGCGGCCGGGGTCGCCTGGGCCGTGCGGTACCCCGTCGGCAACGCCGCCCTGCCGAACGTCTCGGACATCCCGGTCGCCGAGGCCCTCTTCAATCTCGGGTTCACCATGATCCTCCTGCGACTTCCGACCCGGCTGGCGGTCGTCGAGCGTCGTCCGCTCCTGCGGGCCGTCTTCACCGGGATCGACCGCAGGCTGCTGACCATGTACCTGTGGAGCAGCATCGCGATGGACCTGGCGATGGCGGCTCTGCGGCGCCACCTCATCCCCCCACCCCTCGTCGAGGGTCCGTGGAGTCCCTTCGTCCCGGTAGGGGTGACCCTCGTCGTCCTTGCCGGCTTCGTCGTGACTCTCGGTTGGGTGGAGGACATCGCGATGCGGCGCCGGCCCCAGGTGTGGCCCACGTCCGGGCGGGCGAGCCGTCCTCGGGCCTATCCGCGTCGGGCGATCGCCGAGCGTGGCTGA
- a CDS encoding polysaccharide deacetylase family protein, whose amino-acid sequence MLKPARPSRTRRAEGFVFADPSGRRWRSLRVLIAVLSAGLLVLSLVAVASGLVSPWSRNGATAAELVSRGNVTTSVAVGSGPVQRVLAVKRSPGEVSGVDPGTDAVVHRFTADEIRTIGDAQYVDYFSGYDTLPAKTVSLTFDDGPDPRYTPELLDVLGTQHVPATFFVIGKNVARNPQIVQRMVAEGHAVGDHTMNHPDLAGIPAWRNAYELVSTDRIIRATTGIATRLWRLPYDTGEGADAGPSTDSLLAAQQRGYLHAGYDFDTTDWALDPQATTAAKDIPLPDFSSDDHLTVLLHDAGGPTGRRRWRTYATT is encoded by the coding sequence ATGCTCAAGCCGGCGAGACCATCCAGGACTCGACGAGCCGAAGGCTTCGTCTTCGCGGACCCGTCGGGCCGCCGGTGGCGGAGCCTGCGGGTACTGATCGCGGTCCTCTCGGCAGGGCTGCTGGTCCTCTCCCTCGTCGCGGTGGCCTCCGGGCTCGTCTCACCGTGGAGCAGGAACGGCGCAACGGCCGCGGAATTGGTCAGTCGTGGCAACGTGACGACGTCGGTCGCGGTGGGCTCCGGTCCGGTGCAGCGCGTCCTGGCGGTCAAGCGGTCCCCGGGTGAGGTGTCGGGGGTCGATCCCGGGACCGACGCGGTCGTGCACCGCTTCACCGCGGACGAGATCCGCACGATCGGGGATGCCCAGTACGTCGACTACTTCTCCGGCTACGACACACTGCCCGCCAAGACCGTGTCCCTCACCTTCGACGATGGCCCCGACCCGCGCTACACCCCCGAACTGCTGGACGTCCTGGGCACCCAGCACGTCCCGGCGACCTTCTTCGTGATCGGCAAGAACGTCGCCAGGAATCCGCAGATCGTCCAGCGGATGGTGGCCGAGGGCCACGCCGTCGGCGACCACACCATGAACCATCCCGACCTGGCCGGCATCCCCGCGTGGCGCAACGCCTACGAGCTGGTCAGCACCGATCGCATCATCCGCGCGACTACCGGCATCGCCACCAGGTTGTGGCGGCTGCCGTACGACACCGGGGAGGGCGCCGACGCCGGACCTTCGACGGATTCCCTGCTGGCAGCGCAGCAGCGGGGGTACCTGCACGCCGGGTACGACTTCGACACCACCGACTGGGCGCTCGATCCCCAAGCCACCACGGCCGCCAAGGACATTCCACTCCCGGATTTCAGCTCCGACGATCACCTCACGGTCCTGCTGCACGACGCCGGCGGCCCCACCGGGAGAAGACGGTGGCGTACGTACGCGACTACCTGA
- a CDS encoding ABC transporter ATP-binding protein → MLDSPDALEIDDLVVRLGGRTIIDSLSLRAEPGRVTALLGPNGAGKTTLIRCCTGILTPDAGAIRIMGDDAAAACQQGRVGMMPQTTGAWSGVRPLELLRYLASLHAHPLPIEPLAERLGLHEFASTPYRRLSGGQQQAVNLAGALVGRPELVFLDEPTAGMDPHSRRSVWSLVHDLRAAGVSVLLTTHLMDEAAELADRIWIIDHGRIALSGTVEELTADGRSLEDVFLANTDSRMRP, encoded by the coding sequence GTGCTCGACTCCCCCGACGCCCTCGAGATCGACGACCTGGTCGTACGGCTCGGTGGGCGCACCATCATCGACTCCCTTTCCCTGCGTGCGGAACCCGGTCGGGTGACCGCGCTGCTGGGCCCCAACGGCGCGGGGAAGACGACCCTGATCCGCTGCTGCACGGGCATCCTCACCCCGGACGCCGGCGCGATCCGGATCATGGGCGACGACGCGGCCGCGGCCTGCCAGCAGGGCCGGGTCGGCATGATGCCGCAGACGACCGGCGCATGGTCCGGGGTCCGGCCACTGGAGTTGCTGCGCTACCTGGCGTCACTGCACGCTCATCCGCTGCCCATCGAGCCGCTCGCCGAGCGTCTGGGCCTGCATGAGTTCGCCTCCACCCCGTACCGACGGCTCTCCGGCGGCCAGCAGCAGGCCGTCAACCTCGCCGGCGCGCTGGTCGGCCGGCCGGAGCTGGTCTTCCTCGATGAGCCGACCGCGGGCATGGACCCGCACTCGCGCCGGTCCGTCTGGTCGCTCGTCCACGACCTGCGTGCGGCCGGGGTCTCGGTCCTGCTCACCACGCATCTGATGGACGAGGCGGCCGAGCTGGCCGATCGCATCTGGATCATCGACCATGGGCGCATCGCCCTGTCCGGGACGGTCGAGGAGTTGACCGCCGACGGCCGCTCGCTCGAGGACGTGTTCCTGGCGAACACGGACAGCCGGATGCGCCCATGA
- a CDS encoding TIGR03936 family radical SAM-associated protein, which produces MATQQQPEQQAPPVQRLQIRYAKRGRARFTSHRDVVRAFERALRRAHVPMAYSSGFNPHPRISYANSSPTGAASEAEYLEIGLAETCDPAKVLDALNEALPDGVVLLEAREAEAGRISDGLEASVWRVELPGADGRAMADAVRIFLDRDEATTERMTKHGPRTFDARGDVKGISAYATDGVAMLDLVIAHAEPLVRPDDVLRVLHELHPQFVVADPPKLTRLVQGRLELNRVIAPW; this is translated from the coding sequence GTGGCAACCCAGCAGCAACCCGAACAGCAGGCCCCACCGGTCCAGCGGCTCCAGATCCGCTACGCCAAGCGGGGCCGGGCGCGGTTCACGTCGCACCGCGACGTCGTCCGCGCCTTCGAGCGGGCGCTGCGGCGGGCCCACGTACCGATGGCCTACTCGTCCGGCTTCAATCCTCACCCCCGCATCTCGTACGCGAACTCCTCGCCCACTGGGGCGGCCAGCGAGGCGGAGTACCTGGAGATCGGGCTGGCGGAGACCTGCGATCCCGCCAAGGTGCTCGACGCCCTGAACGAGGCGCTCCCCGACGGGGTGGTGCTGCTGGAGGCCCGGGAAGCCGAGGCGGGCCGGATCAGTGACGGCCTCGAAGCCTCCGTCTGGCGGGTTGAGTTGCCCGGGGCGGACGGCCGGGCGATGGCCGACGCGGTGCGGATCTTCCTCGATCGCGATGAGGCGACCACGGAACGGATGACCAAGCACGGCCCTCGTACGTTCGACGCGCGAGGCGATGTCAAGGGCATCAGCGCGTACGCGACGGACGGCGTGGCGATGCTGGACCTGGTGATCGCCCATGCGGAGCCGCTGGTCCGGCCCGATGACGTGCTGCGGGTGCTGCACGAACTGCATCCGCAGTTCGTCGTCGCCGATCCCCCGAAGTTGACCCGTCTGGTGCAGGGGCGTCTGGAGCTGAACCGCGTCATCGCCCCGTGGTGA
- a CDS encoding chitosanase — protein sequence MKPQDHAPDRRRSAPSPPSARPRRAGRLLRRGVALLVLLLIVLSALISLEPRLPRHSAFVRCVSPLALNGDLRSNPRKQEVAQMMVGSAENSSVYWEDQVGFIQYNVEGNDQWNRGYTGGIIGFTSKTHSMAELVRRYVAAQPHDNALAPFLPALEAVDGTSSAQGLGPDYVEAWKAAAADPVFRDAQWRLAHEWYLAPALQSAEADGLRSLGQFAYYDAMVQHGSGGFAIIHADALQRATPPSRGGDEATWLDAWFSAREAYLAREVSASTATRVSTAQRGLLAAGKLRLRAPLTWDVYGDHYRIEVAPFCGMS from the coding sequence GTGAAGCCGCAGGATCACGCTCCCGACCGGAGGCGGTCGGCACCGAGCCCTCCCTCGGCCCGGCCCCGTCGGGCGGGGCGGTTGCTGCGCCGCGGGGTCGCGCTGCTGGTCCTCCTCCTCATCGTCCTGAGCGCTCTGATCTCCCTCGAACCCAGGCTTCCCCGCCACAGCGCGTTCGTACGGTGTGTCTCACCGCTGGCCCTGAACGGTGATCTGCGTAGCAATCCGCGCAAGCAGGAGGTCGCCCAGATGATGGTGGGCTCGGCGGAGAACTCGTCGGTGTACTGGGAGGACCAGGTCGGGTTCATCCAGTACAACGTCGAGGGCAACGATCAGTGGAACCGTGGGTACACCGGCGGGATCATCGGCTTCACGTCGAAGACGCACAGCATGGCCGAACTGGTCCGTCGCTACGTCGCCGCCCAACCGCACGACAACGCACTGGCGCCGTTCCTGCCGGCGCTCGAGGCGGTGGACGGGACGTCCTCGGCGCAAGGCCTCGGGCCGGACTACGTCGAGGCATGGAAAGCGGCCGCCGCGGATCCGGTCTTCCGCGACGCGCAGTGGCGACTGGCCCACGAGTGGTATCTCGCACCTGCCCTGCAATCCGCCGAGGCGGACGGACTGCGTTCGCTGGGGCAGTTCGCCTACTACGACGCGATGGTCCAGCACGGCAGCGGTGGGTTCGCCATCATCCACGCCGACGCCCTGCAGCGTGCCACCCCGCCCTCCCGAGGGGGCGACGAGGCGACCTGGTTGGATGCCTGGTTCAGCGCTCGGGAGGCGTACCTGGCCCGGGAGGTGTCGGCCAGCACGGCGACACGGGTGTCGACCGCGCAACGAGGTCTCCTGGCCGCCGGCAAGCTGCGGCTGCGCGCCCCGCTGACCTGGGACGTCTACGGCGACCACTACCGGATCGAGGTCGCCCCCTTCTGCGGCATGTCCTGA
- a CDS encoding glycosyltransferase gives MAYVRDYLIPAARAHGYTFTTLPASSSAFANGNVHVTPSWADEATLVVTKTLYVWPTFVMHDLFLFTVALTAAIGLLNIGLAFLRSREERRWRAQEVAPTRTIPVTVLLAAYNEEKLIERTIRTVLASSYPISEVVVVDDGSTDATSAVVTRLMAQDARIRLLRQPNAGKSAALNHGLTTTQGEVVITIDADTIVGAQTVSHLMRRYERDAEGRIGVVAGAVRVGNYRSNVLTRWQALEYVTQIGIDRAAQAVLNAIAIVPGACTAWRREAILEAGGFKDDNLAEDADLALTLHRLGWRVDQAGEAYAFTEAPDTMDDLLKQRVRWTYGIMQAMWKHRSLLFSRRHPGLGFFVYPMYILNQLIPLVFLPIIVVVTVLSLENGGWPKIVEFFAAFVVYQFLVSFLAISFLGEDRGLLRIVPIYRVIYEPLRAYLLYATVVSALKGIQMRWNRVHRTGSVDPHLGAAAQRHGTVAPVGLTPEAERPGAPAPGGPR, from the coding sequence GTGGCGTACGTACGCGACTACCTGATCCCCGCCGCGCGAGCCCATGGCTACACGTTCACCACGCTGCCAGCATCGAGCAGCGCGTTCGCGAACGGCAATGTCCACGTCACCCCGAGCTGGGCGGACGAGGCGACACTGGTCGTGACGAAGACCCTGTACGTGTGGCCGACGTTCGTGATGCACGACCTCTTCCTGTTCACCGTGGCCCTCACCGCCGCCATCGGGCTGCTGAACATCGGACTTGCCTTCCTGCGCAGCCGTGAGGAACGCCGCTGGCGCGCACAGGAGGTGGCTCCCACGCGGACGATCCCCGTCACCGTCCTCCTCGCGGCCTACAACGAGGAGAAGCTCATCGAGCGGACCATCCGCACGGTGCTGGCCAGCAGCTATCCGATCAGCGAGGTGGTCGTCGTGGACGACGGCTCCACGGACGCCACGTCCGCCGTCGTCACCCGGCTGATGGCCCAGGACGCCCGGATCCGGCTCCTCCGGCAGCCCAACGCCGGCAAGTCGGCTGCCCTCAACCACGGGTTGACCACGACGCAGGGGGAGGTCGTCATCACCATCGATGCCGACACCATCGTCGGGGCGCAGACCGTGTCCCACTTGATGCGTCGCTACGAGCGTGATGCCGAGGGCCGCATCGGGGTGGTCGCCGGAGCCGTCCGGGTCGGCAACTACCGGAGCAACGTGCTGACCCGCTGGCAGGCGCTCGAGTACGTCACCCAGATCGGCATCGACCGTGCCGCCCAGGCCGTGCTGAACGCCATCGCCATCGTCCCCGGTGCCTGCACCGCCTGGCGCCGGGAGGCGATCCTGGAAGCGGGCGGCTTCAAGGACGACAACCTGGCCGAGGATGCCGACCTGGCCCTGACCCTGCACCGCCTCGGCTGGCGGGTGGACCAGGCCGGCGAGGCGTACGCGTTCACCGAGGCTCCTGACACCATGGACGACCTGCTGAAGCAACGCGTGCGCTGGACCTACGGGATCATGCAGGCGATGTGGAAGCACCGCAGCTTGTTGTTCAGCCGTCGCCATCCCGGACTCGGCTTCTTCGTCTACCCGATGTACATCCTCAATCAGCTGATCCCCCTGGTGTTCCTGCCGATCATCGTCGTGGTGACCGTCTTGTCCCTGGAGAACGGCGGGTGGCCCAAGATCGTGGAGTTCTTCGCGGCCTTCGTCGTCTACCAGTTCCTGGTGTCGTTCCTGGCCATCAGCTTCCTCGGGGAGGACCGCGGCCTGCTGCGGATCGTGCCCATCTACCGGGTGATCTACGAGCCGCTGCGGGCCTACCTGCTCTACGCCACGGTCGTCAGCGCGCTCAAGGGAATCCAGATGCGGTGGAACCGGGTGCATCGCACCGGATCCGTCGATCCCCACCTGGGGGCGGCCGCGCAGCGCCACGGCACGGTCGCGCCCGTTGGCCTCACGCCTGAGGCGGAGCGGCCGGGGGCGCCTGCACCAGGAGGTCCTCGATGA
- a CDS encoding alpha/beta fold hydrolase, translating to MSEQNPEIGQSVQTGDIVTNYHDIGEGAPVLLFHGSGPGVSAWANWRLLIAALSPKFRVLAPDFAGFGYSRVPDGITYSRQVWLDQMIAFMDALGIEKASVVGNSFGGSMALSLAIHHPERVDKVILMGAAGVPFELTEGLDRVWGYEPSLETMDDLMRSTFAYDSSLITDDLVRMRYEASVRPGAQEAFSAMFPAPRQQGVDGLAHTEAEVRTIGHRTLIVHGRDDKVIPLSNSTTLLDWIDDSQLHVFGHCGHWTQIEKAAPFAALVGDFLQGRV from the coding sequence ATGAGCGAACAGAACCCCGAGATCGGCCAATCCGTACAGACCGGGGACATTGTCACGAACTACCACGACATCGGCGAAGGGGCACCCGTCCTGCTGTTCCACGGGTCCGGCCCCGGCGTCAGCGCGTGGGCGAACTGGCGCCTGCTGATCGCTGCCCTGTCACCGAAGTTCCGCGTGCTGGCGCCCGACTTCGCCGGCTTCGGCTACAGCCGGGTCCCGGACGGCATCACCTACAGCCGCCAGGTCTGGCTGGACCAGATGATCGCGTTCATGGACGCGCTGGGTATCGAGAAGGCCTCGGTGGTGGGTAACTCCTTCGGCGGGTCGATGGCCCTCTCCCTGGCGATCCACCACCCCGAGCGGGTCGACAAGGTGATCCTGATGGGCGCGGCCGGGGTCCCCTTCGAACTCACCGAGGGTCTCGACCGGGTCTGGGGCTACGAGCCGTCGCTGGAGACGATGGACGACCTGATGCGGTCGACGTTCGCGTACGACTCGTCGCTGATCACCGATGACCTGGTCAGGATGCGCTACGAGGCGAGCGTGCGCCCGGGGGCGCAGGAGGCCTTCTCGGCGATGTTCCCCGCACCCCGCCAGCAGGGGGTCGACGGGTTGGCCCATACCGAGGCCGAGGTCCGTACGATCGGGCACCGGACGCTGATCGTCCACGGGCGCGACGACAAGGTCATCCCGCTGTCCAACTCGACGACCCTGCTCGACTGGATCGACGACAGCCAGCTGCACGTCTTCGGTCACTGTGGGCACTGGACCCAGATCGAGAAGGCGGCGCCGTTCGCCGCCCTGGTGGGCGACTTCCTCCAGGGACGCGTCTGA
- a CDS encoding COX15/CtaA family protein, with protein MTRLFGTTRALRGWSLANLIANSGIILTGGVVRVTGSGLGCSQWPKCTTDSYVTLPANGLHGMIEFGNRLLTFVLIVIAVGNIIAAFRARDRGATVPRVRELSILVMVGIVLQAVVGGITVWVKLSPYLVAVHLLLSAALVSICTWLVHLAWHRAQNVANRTLVNLTRAAFVLTWVAVYLGTLVTGSGPHAGDLSSPRTGFELETIAKIHAMSVWLLVALSIYFVVKLRSRQSYELLGVLLLQGAVGYIQYFAGLPRGLIILHLLGVCLVIIAATALVLSVRRPTVVHEHDRESRTIPA; from the coding sequence ATGACCCGGCTGTTCGGGACGACCCGCGCGCTGCGCGGCTGGTCCCTGGCCAATCTCATCGCCAACAGCGGCATCATCCTCACCGGCGGTGTCGTCCGCGTCACCGGCTCGGGCCTGGGCTGCTCGCAGTGGCCCAAGTGCACCACGGATTCGTACGTCACCCTGCCGGCGAACGGCCTGCACGGGATGATCGAGTTCGGCAACCGGCTGCTGACCTTCGTGCTCATCGTGATCGCCGTGGGCAACATCATCGCGGCCTTCCGGGCACGCGATCGCGGCGCCACGGTGCCTCGCGTCCGTGAACTGAGCATCCTGGTGATGGTCGGCATCGTCCTGCAGGCCGTGGTCGGTGGCATCACCGTGTGGGTGAAGCTCAGCCCCTACCTGGTGGCCGTGCACCTGTTGCTGTCGGCCGCTCTGGTCAGCATCTGCACCTGGCTCGTGCACCTGGCCTGGCACCGGGCCCAGAACGTCGCGAACCGCACCCTGGTCAACCTCACCCGGGCGGCGTTCGTCCTCACCTGGGTGGCGGTCTACCTCGGCACGCTGGTCACCGGATCGGGCCCGCACGCCGGCGACCTCTCCTCCCCCCGCACCGGCTTCGAGCTCGAGACGATCGCCAAGATCCACGCGATGAGTGTCTGGCTGCTGGTGGCCCTGTCGATCTACTTCGTCGTCAAGCTGCGCAGCCGCCAGTCGTACGAGTTGCTCGGCGTGCTCCTGCTGCAGGGCGCGGTCGGCTACATCCAGTACTTCGCCGGGCTGCCGCGGGGGTTGATCATCCTGCACCTGCTCGGGGTGTGCCTGGTGATCATCGCCGCGACGGCTCTGGTGCTGTCGGTCCGGCGGCCCACGGTCGTCCACGAGCACGATCGGGAGTCCCGGACGATCCCGGCCTGA
- a CDS encoding ABC transporter permease → MRSTATPSTAGGSVTALDYSPAPGASPAGRRVWSHALIETRLMVRNGEQLLLALVIPIAFLVGGKWFGPAMGLGFRELAPSVLALAVWSTCFTSLAINIGFERRYGVLERLSPTPLGRGGLLLGKAISLVLVSIGQLAILAVIALALGWRPIGGLLPTVVSAITTVLGGLAFAAIGMLLGGTLRAEVTLGLANLIYLVLLMGGAVMLPLGRYPGALRPVVGLLPTAAVGETLRAWSDGAVLWQPLVVGLVWAVLGALAARKAFRWTS, encoded by the coding sequence ATGAGGAGCACCGCCACACCATCCACCGCAGGAGGCTCCGTGACCGCGCTCGACTACTCCCCCGCTCCCGGTGCCTCTCCGGCGGGACGCCGGGTGTGGAGCCACGCCCTGATCGAGACCAGGCTGATGGTCCGCAATGGCGAACAGTTGCTGCTGGCCCTGGTGATCCCGATCGCCTTCCTGGTCGGCGGGAAGTGGTTCGGCCCGGCGATGGGGCTGGGGTTCCGCGAACTCGCGCCCTCGGTCCTCGCCCTGGCCGTCTGGTCGACCTGTTTCACGTCGCTGGCCATCAACATCGGCTTCGAGCGCCGCTACGGGGTCCTCGAGCGCCTCTCCCCCACTCCGCTGGGCCGCGGCGGGCTGCTGCTCGGCAAGGCGATCTCCCTGGTGCTCGTCTCGATCGGCCAGTTGGCGATCCTCGCGGTGATCGCACTGGCCCTGGGCTGGCGACCGATCGGGGGGCTGCTGCCGACAGTGGTGAGCGCGATCACGACGGTCCTCGGCGGGCTCGCGTTCGCCGCGATCGGGATGCTGCTGGGCGGCACGCTGCGCGCCGAGGTCACGCTCGGGCTGGCCAACCTCATCTACCTTGTGCTGTTGATGGGCGGCGCCGTGATGCTGCCGCTCGGCCGATACCCCGGTGCCCTACGCCCCGTGGTCGGTCTGCTGCCCACCGCCGCGGTCGGCGAGACGCTTCGCGCCTGGTCCGACGGAGCGGTGCTCTGGCAGCCCCTCGTCGTAGGGTTGGTCTGGGCGGTGCTGGGCGCACTGGCCGCACGAAAGGCTTTCCGTTGGACATCATGA
- a CDS encoding SRPBCC domain-containing protein, whose amino-acid sequence MNLGCYDTLNGRPAVRFTLHHPRTPQRVWLSVTETARLDRWFPAHVALEPREGGTVFFGNDGFDPMLGTVLAYEEAERLGFTFGADEVWFDLVPDGDSTLLTMTILLADADLAALNAAGWTNCLSRLELCLQGEEPRDLYAWEDVYDQYVLAGMPAAGDVDGLTAGE is encoded by the coding sequence GTGAATCTCGGCTGCTACGACACGCTCAACGGCCGCCCCGCCGTCCGCTTCACTCTGCACCATCCCCGCACGCCGCAGCGCGTCTGGCTGTCCGTCACCGAGACCGCCCGGCTCGACCGCTGGTTCCCCGCCCACGTGGCACTGGAACCCCGAGAGGGCGGCACCGTGTTCTTCGGCAACGACGGCTTCGACCCGATGCTCGGCACCGTCCTCGCCTACGAGGAGGCCGAACGGCTGGGCTTCACGTTCGGTGCGGACGAGGTCTGGTTCGACCTGGTACCGGACGGTGACTCCACCCTGCTGACGATGACGATCCTGCTCGCCGACGCCGACCTCGCCGCCCTCAACGCGGCCGGGTGGACGAACTGCCTGTCCCGTCTGGAACTGTGCCTGCAGGGCGAGGAACCTCGCGACCTGTACGCGTGGGAGGACGTCTACGATCAGTACGTCCTGGCCGGGATGCCGGCCGCCGGCGACGTCGACGGGCTCACCGCCGGCGAATGA